One part of the Aspergillus luchuensis IFO 4308 DNA, chromosome 5, nearly complete sequence genome encodes these proteins:
- a CDS encoding RTA1 domain-containing protein (COG:S;~EggNog:ENOG410PN5J;~InterPro:IPR007568;~PFAM:PF04479;~TransMembrane:7 (o12-33i40-60o80-104i116-134o154-176i197-215o235-253i);~go_component: GO:0016021 - integral component of membrane [Evidence IEA]) has protein sequence MSNDYKLYDYEPSVVAAIISAGLFAATSLVHLFQLIRRRTWCFVPFVIGGFFETFGYIARYFSARETPDWTVKAYVGQELLLLLAPALFSASIYMILGRIIRLLDGSSHSLIRPSWLTKIFVTGDVLSFFIQSGGGGMMASAETPSKISLGNNIIVVGLIVQLVFFGFFIIVTAVFHRRMAASPTEVSLTFTPPWHTYMRILYTASVLIMIRSIYRVVEYVQGSEGVLKQSEMFLYIFDTLLMFLCCVLFNVMHPSRILSAPPKSYGKMMDMEEDQVEMLRPEAMKNF, from the exons ATGTCGAATGACTACAAGCTCTATGACTATGAGCCCTCTGTCGTCGCTGCTATTATCTCTGCCGGGCTGTTCGCTGCAACCTCCCTAGTGCATCTTTTCCAATTGATCCGTAGGCGAACATGGTGTTTTGTACCATTCGTTATTGGTGGCTTCT TTGAAACCTTTGGATACATCGCACGATACTTCAGCGCCAGAGAGACCCCCGATTGGACCGTGAAAGCCTACGTCGGACAAGaactgcttctccttctagCCCCCGCCCTattctccgcctccatctACATGATCCTGGGCCGAATCATCCGCCTCCTCGACGGCAGTTCACACTCTTTGATCcggccatcatggctgaCCAAGATATTCGTGACCGGCGACGTGCTCTCATTCTTTATCCAaagtggcggcggcggaatgATGGCCTCTGCCGAAACCCCCAGCAAGATCTCTTTGGGTAATAACATCATTGTGGTCGGTCTTATCGTTCAATTGGTCTttttcggcttcttcatcatcgtcactgCGGTATTCCATCGCCGTATGGCTGCTTCACCGACTGAAGTATCTCTGACTTTCACACCGCCGTGGCACACTTATATGCGCATTTTGTACACGGCTAGTGTTCTGATCATGATACGGTCCATCTATCGTGTGGTGGAATATGTGCAGGGCTCGGAGGGCGTTTTGAAACAGAGTGAGATGTTTCTGTATATTTTTGATACCCTGTTGATGTTCttgtgttgtgttttgtTCAATGTCATGCATCCGAGTCGGATTCTCTCGGCTCCTCCAAAGTCTTATGGCAAGATGATGGAcatggaggaggatcagGTGGAGATGCTGCGCCCGGAGGCGATGAAAAATTTTTGA
- a CDS encoding uncharacterized protein (COG:S;~EggNog:ENOG410Q02K;~TransMembrane:4 (i20-39o51-72i84-105o117-141i)) encodes MPSLITFINPSTRPLLKRRLHILIASLIALTFILIIARLATPGTPATRTNIWGIAVCLKAALFLTYQILTTYKARFKRWANLKANIILDIIDTVFWFALFIISIMGASGGRSVASKALGAFVAILALVLCGVVGLLSYLCVLDYRYFKGHGGVETYGSEEGKGEEGV; translated from the exons ATGCCCAGCCTCATTACCTTCATTAATCCATCTACGCGCCCCCTCCTCAAACGTcgcctccacatcctcattGCATCACTCATCGCTCTgaccttcatcctcatcatcgcccgACTAGCAACCCCAGGCACACCAGCAACTCGCACCAATATCTGGGGTATAGCAGTG TGCCTCAAAGccgccctcttcctcacGTACCAAATCCTAACAACCTACAAAGCCCGCTTCAAGCGATGGGCCAATCTCAAAGCCAACATAATTCTGGATATAATCGACACGGTGTTTTGGTTCGCGTTGTTTATTATCAGTATAATGGGCGCGAGCGGCGGCCGTAGTGTCGCTAGTAAGGCCTTGGGTGCGTTTGTGGCTATTttggcgttggtgttgtg tggggtggtggggttgttgtCGTATCTTTGTGTCTTGGATTATCGGTATTTCAAGGGTCATGGGGGAGTTGAGACTTATGGGAgtgaggaagggaagggggaggagggtgtttGA
- a CDS encoding Zn(II)2Cys6 transcription factor domain-containing protein (COG:S;~EggNog:ENOG410Q141;~InterPro:IPR036864,IPR001138;~PFAM:PF00172;~go_function: GO:0000981 - DNA-binding transcription factor activity, RNA polymerase II-specific [Evidence IEA];~go_function: GO:0008270 - zinc ion binding [Evidence IEA];~go_process: GO:0006355 - regulation of transcription, DNA-templated [Evidence IEA]), producing the protein MPPRRTHTKSRNGCDQCKKRRVKCDERGPPCANCISRELACTYFKAPAARKESTLSTSPAPLQSIVAPPEATYHANQPVSCHGSSPPNFACLRELELMHKFSTETYLSLCNEPTDQHEWQYVIPRKALQHDFLMSGILAIASLHIASTLDPPEALSYIDTALEYHNHAFAPFRQALDNLTPANCDAVLAHSVITTIIGIKLPQLAREENQSMTENIIVVFELLHGVSKIFTISRPWLQGKLFTSRRGFWEDQLSILDSEIEAALDRLTALNNDVLAPDKADQHHIIKNAIALLRRCFCRYNHARDVASILAWVATVDKEFVHALRCRQPLALLVLIHWGVLLQELDEKVWWAKDSGTALVSELLNALRPCDVRWEGALQWPKRKIGL; encoded by the exons ATGCCACCTAGAAGGACCCATACCAAGTCACGCAATGGCTGTGACCAGTGTAAGAAGAGACGCGTCAAG TGCGACGAACGAGGCCCACCGTGCGCCAATTGCATTAGCCGGGAGCTGGCATGTACTTACTTCAAGGCCCCGGCAGCACGCAAGGAGTCTACACTATCGACAAGTCCTGCTCCTTTGCAGTCAATAGTAGCACCCCCTGAGGCAACATACCATGCCAACCAGCCCGTCTCCTGCCATGGATCTTCACCGCCAAACTTTGCTTGCCTGCGGGAGCTTGAGCTAATGCACAAGTTTTCCACGGAGACGTATCTGAGTCTATGCAATGAACCAACTGATCAGCATGAATGGCAGTATGTCATCCCTCGCAAGGCTTTGCAGCATGACTTCCTCATGAGCGGGATACTAGCGATTGCATCTCTCCATATCGCGTCGACACTCGATCCACCAGAAGCGCTTTCCTATATTGACACAGCTCTGGAGTACCATAATCATGCATTTGCGCCTTTTCGTCAGGCACTTGACAACCTCACTCCAGCCAACTGTGACGCAGTCTTAGCTCACTCAGTAATTACAACTATTATTGGTATAAAGTTACCACAATTGGCACGAGAAGAGAATCAAAGCATGACCGAAAACATCATTGTCGTTTTCGAGTTGCTGCACGGAGTCAGCAAAATCTTCACCATCAGCCGTCCCTGGCTTCAAGGAAAGTTATTTACTTCCCGGAGAGGCTTCTGGGAAGATCAGCTTTCCATACTAGACAGTGAAATTGAAGCTGCGCTGGATCGATTAACGGCCTTGAACAACGATGTGCTTGCTCCTGACAAAGCGGATCAAcaccacatcatcaagaATGCAATAGCTCTTCTACGCCGTTGTTTCTGCAGATATAACCATGCCCGGGACGTGGCTTCCATACTCGCATGGGTTGCAACCGTTGATAAGGAATTCGTTCATGCTCTGAGATGCCGTCAACCTCTCGCGCTGCTAGTCCTCATACACTGGGGTGTTTTGCTCCAGGAGCTTGATGAAAAAGTATGGTGGGCAAAGGATTCCGGAACAGCTCTGGTTTCCGAGTTGCTGAATGCTCTCCGTCCCTGCGACGTACGGTGGGAAGGTGCATTGCAGTGGCCGAAACGTAAGATAGGACTTTGA
- a CDS encoding fatty acyl-CoA reductase (COG:I;~EggNog:ENOG410PV4N;~InterPro:IPR036291,IPR026055,IPR013120;~PFAM:PF07993,PF01370;~go_function: GO:0080019 - fatty-acyl-CoA reductase (alcohol-forming) activity [Evidence IEA]), whose translation MPGPDLAPYQDEVKRIGYATSYERQTVFLTGSTGSLGGCILYKLAVQLPTRKIFVLIRGSSELAVKKWKKTMPDHTQAILNSNRIHYIVGDMRQSDFGIEDAMMNRLREEVTLVIHAAAKIKLDASISEALENNCLPALELAAMVSRFRRLRLFIQISTAYVNSFLPDGYVGERLYPVSDDDPEDELASIQETRQSPYTERFSSSYTHAKHLMERLTFKRFPTLPVLFVRPTIFGPAVRDPYPLYGPEDSTPLKKFSTLYFSDQGGTQIWHAAEGYKSGQNILDEIPVDFVANACLLHAAAGTRGIVHIGSQLYVSHTFDEILAICRENVPEEIRPELPKIIFVQDRSIPQHILAELVKVGTRNWIFDCGRSYWLKQLGGPLSLAFCQHHLDKLSSARTKEAYEKVLKRMGKL comes from the coding sequence ATGCCAGGTCCGGACCTCGCGCCGTATCAAGATGAGGTCAAGAGAATCGGGTACGCAACGTCTTATGAGAGACAGACCGTCTTTCTGACGGGCAGCACGGGCTCACTGGGAGGATGTATTCTGTATAAGCTGGCAGTGCAGCTTCCGACGCGGAAGATATTTGTCTTGATCCGCGGGTCGTCAGAGTTGGCTgtgaagaaatggaaaaagacCATGCCGGATCACACGCAGGCGATTCTGAACTCGAACAGGATTCATTACATAGTCGGGGATATGAGGCAGTCGGACTTCGGGATTGAGGACGCGATGATGAACCGATTGCGTGAAGAGGTCACGCTAGTTATACATGCCGCTGCGAAAATCAAACTAGATGCGAGCATCTCCGAAGCACTAGAGAATAACTGTCTGCCCGCATTAGAGTTGGCTGCGATGGTTTCCCGGTTTCGTCGACTTAGGCTGTTCATCCAAATCTCTACTGCTTATGTGAACAGTTTTCTGCCGGACGGTTATGTGGGTGAGCGACTGTACCCCGTTTCAGACGACGACCCAGAGGATGAATTGGCAAGCATACAAGAAACGAGACAGTCGCCTTATACGGAGCgattttcttcatcttatACCCATGCGAAGCATCTTATGGAGCGCTTGACGTTCAAGCGGTTTCCCACGCTCCCGGTATTGTTTGTCCGTCCGACAATCTTTGGACCGGCTGTCAGAGACCCATACCCACTGTATGGGCCCGAGGATTCGACGCCCCTGAAGAAGTTCTCTACGTTGTACTTTTCAGACCAGGGAGGTACCCAGATATGGCATGCCGCAGAGGGCTATAAGAGTGGTCAGAATATCTTGGATGAAATACCAGTTGACTTTGTCGCAAATGCGTGCCTTTTgcatgcagctgctggaacgCGAGGGATCGTTCATATCGGATCACAACTATATGTGAGCCATACGTTCGACGAGATCCTAGCCATATGCAGGGAAAATGTCCCGGAAGAAATTCGGCCTGAGCTACCAAAGATAATATTCGTGCAAGATCGAAGTATCCCACAACATATACTGGCAGAGCTCGTCAAGGTGGGCACCCGCAACTGGATTTTTGATTGTGGGCGATCGTACTGGCTGAAACAGCTCGGAGGTCCTTTAAGCTTGGCGTTCTGTCAACATCATCTTGATAAGCTCTCTTCAGCACGGACAAAGGAAGCTTATGAAAAGGTGCTGAAAAGAATGGGGAAGCTTTGA
- a CDS encoding RTA1 domain-containing protein (COG:S;~EggNog:ENOG410PMMY;~InterPro:IPR007568;~PFAM:PF04479;~TransMembrane:7 (o29-48i55-75o87-107i128-150o170-189i218-238o258-280i);~go_component: GO:0016021 - integral component of membrane [Evidence IEA]), with product MSSNCTQVTPECPVTATTYGYYPNLGGNIFFAVYFGLLGTLQLGLGVYYRSWTMLIAMVIGGYMELAGYVGRILMNHNPWDNGAFELQIVCLVLAPTFIAAGIYLTLKHVIVSLGPQYARLKPQLFTWIFISCDVGSLILQAAGGGVAAAAGKKQQNLLKVGDDIMVAGIAFQVGTMSICGVLALDFFIRVVRKGPGLGGEKFVDENGNLTGPKNLRVVIWAGIVAYFATLIRCIYRIPEMAGGWGNPLMQKENEFLVLDGMMMAIAVSCLTFLYPGFFLESIRKGMKKTPKA from the exons ATGAGCAGCAATTGCACGCAGGTCACGCCAGAATGTCCCGTCACAGCGACAACATACGGCTACTACCCCAACCTCGGCGGTaacatcttcttcgccgtctaCTTCGGCCTCCTCGGCACCCTCCAACTTGGACTCGGCGTCTACTACCGCTCCTGGACAATGTTGATCGCAATGGTAATCGGCGGATACATGGAACTAGCAGGATACGTCGGCCGAATCCTAATGAACCACAACCCCTGGGACAATGGCGCCTTCGAACTACAAATCGTCTGTCTCGTCCTCGCCCCGACTTTCATCGCCGCCGGTATCTATCTCACCCTGAAACACGTCATTGTCTCCCTGGGCCCGCAATACGCGCGTCTCAAGCCCCAACTCTTCACCTGGATCTTCATCAGCTGTGATGTCGGATCACTCATTCTCCAAGCCGCAGGTGGCGGTGTTGCCGCGGCAGCaggcaagaagcagcagaatcTGCTGAAGGTGGGCGATGATATCATGGTAGCGGGTATCGCCTTCCAGGTGGGCACAATGTCGATTTGTGGTGTGTTAGCGTTGGATTTCTTCATCCGTGTCGTGAGAAAGGGACCGGGCTTGGGCGGCGAGAAGTTCGTTGATGAGAATGGGAACCTCACTGGGCCGAAGAACCTCAGGGTTGTTATTTGGGCCGGCATCGTGGCTTACTTTGCTACTTTGATTCGGTGTATTTATCG TATCCCTGAAATGGCCGGTGGATGGGGTAACCCGCTCATGCAGAAAGAAAATGAATTCTTGGTTCTTGATGGAAT GATGATGGCCATCGCCGTGAGCTGCCTTACCTTCCTCTACCCCGGATTCTTCCTGGAATCTATCCGGaaggggatgaagaagacgccTAAAGCCTAA
- the UBC15 gene encoding putative ubiquitin conjugating enzyme (COG:O;~EggNog:ENOG410PK18;~InterPro:IPR016135,IPR023313,IPR000608;~PFAM:PF00179) — protein sequence MATTAAGRMLSRQLQQMQSDKDIPGISCGLVDNNVFEWEVMLMISDDVKLYGGGFFRARLSFPPDYPHMPPKMKFETPLYHPNIYPNGDVCISILHPPEEDKYGYESAAERWSPVQTPETILLSVISMLSSPNDESPANVEAARLWREDPKEFKKKVRKCVRDSLGEE from the exons atggccacaacagcagcaggtcGCATGCTCTCCCGCCAACTGCAGCAAATGCAGTCGGACAAGGACATTCCCGGGATCAGCTGCGGATTGGTCGATAACAATGTCTTTGAATGGGAGGTCATGCTCATGATCTCCGATGATGTCAAGTTGTATGGCG GTGGTTTCTTCCGTGCTCGTCTCTCGTTTCCTCCTGACTACCCTCACATGCCACCGAAAATGAAGTTCGAGACGCCTCTGTACCATCCGAACA TCTACCCCAACGGTGACGTCTGCATCTCCATCCTTCATCCCCCAGAGGAAGACAAGTACGGCTACGAGTCCGCCGCGGAGCGCTGGTCCCCCGTGCAAACGCCCGAGACgatcctcctctccgtcatctCCATGCTCTCCAGCCCCAACGATGAAAGCCCCGCCAATGTCGAGGCTGCACGGTTATGGCGGGAAGACCCAAAAgagttcaagaagaaggtgcGCAAGTGCGTACGGGATAGTCTGGGAGAGGAGTAA
- a CDS encoding CFEM domain-containing protein (COG:S;~EggNog:ENOG410PTK8;~InterPro:IPR008427;~PFAM:PF05730;~SECRETED:SignalP(1-19)): MKTFSLSLALLAAASMVSADVSVSDCAQMCLSNMNNKASELGCSSGDLSCLCSKPDYSYGIRDCTAQACPNDDANAVVSTALASCPTSSGSSDSASATGASSTGSGAGGAGSTTSASSATGSGASSASGTNSGNTSGATTGATTSGATSGATSGATTLSTITSTSTSTGTVSGQTTLSTITGTSTSTGTVSGATSGSSGSSTSGSGSGSGSSSNGSGGSSSATGTAPSSSETTGAAPKLNVAGSGIAGALGLAAMFLL; encoded by the exons ATGAAGACCTTCTCGCTCTCCCTTGCtcttctggctgctgccagCATGGTCAGCGCTGATGTCTCCGTCAGCGACTGCGCT CAAATGTGCCTTAGCAACATGAACAACAAGGCTTCTGAGCTTGGCTGCTCCAGCGGCGACTTGTCCTGCCTGTGCAGCAAGCCCGACTACAGCTACGGTATCCGCGACTGCACCGCTCAGGCTTGCCCCAATGATGACGCCAACGCCGTTGTCTCGACGGCTCTTGCTTCTTGCCCCACTTCCTCTGGCAGCTCCGACTCCGCTTCTGCTACTGGTGCTTCTAGCACTGGCTCCGGCGCTGGCGGTGCTGGATCTACCACCTCTGCCTCTTCGGCTACCGGCAGTGGTGCCTCGTCTGCCTCTGGAACCAACAGTGGTAACACCAGCGGTGCCACGACTGGCGCTACCACCAGTGGAGCG ACTTCTGGTGCCACCTCTGGTGCGACCACCCTGagcaccatcaccagcacGAGCACTAGCACCGGCACTGTCTCTGGCCAGACCACTCTCAGCACCATCActggcaccagcaccagcaccggtACTGTCTCTGGTGCCACCTCCGGCTCTTCTGGCAGCTCTacctctggctctggctctggctctggatcTAGCTCCAACGGCTCTGGcggctcttcctccgctaCTGGAACtgctccctcttcctccgagaCCACTGGTGCTGCTCCCAAGCTTAACGTTGCCGGCAGTGGAATCGCTGGTGCTCTTGGTCTCGCTGCTATGTTCCTTCTCTAA
- a CDS encoding uncharacterized protein (COG:S;~EggNog:ENOG410PQC7;~TransMembrane:5 (i73-94o100-123i144-168o188-213i275-295o)): MLIPTLAAIEDSNPDVYVRIDGNLDANKPVDANEPDTEPVIEAPPPMPITSKLRTTIQHLRARAGFLSRFRGLSMLVTYGLAQGLVFSMMPFSINAFFSQFVVGMICSVALANLQLAWVHIVISEPSPKRFYQRIPGFDAWKKIAPVVAFEHAVTNAAYYIPLILISACNGFKNIENPSGGDSPAKTLAGAATLVSLPALLSFVVSIPARAIFIRVAASMLPEEDESIVPFDRSFGGKVSPAIVGGSGKLSIMDAWKTFDRPALVRFVKAIGKGFAIEVAVAAFFTTLLVAQVWAGAVTYGFAGNNA, from the coding sequence ATGCTGATCCCGACCCTCGCCGCTATCGAGGACTCCAACCCCGATGTCTACGTCCGAATCGATGGCAACCTTGACGCCAACAAGCCTGTCGATGCAAACGAGCCCGATACCGAGCCTGTTATCGAAGCTCCCCCTCCGATGCCCATCACCAGCAAACTACGCACCACGATTCAGCACCTCCGTGCCCGTGCCGGTTTCCTCTCCCGCTTCCGTGGCTTGAGCATGCTCGTCACTTATGGTCTTGCACAAGGGCTGGTCTTTTCCATGATGCCGTTCTCTATCAACGCATTCTTCTCTCAGTTTGTTGTCGGCATGATCTGCAGCGTTGCATTGGCGAACCTGCAGTTGGCGTGGGTTCACATTGTTATCTCCGAGCCTTCTCCCAAACGTTTCTACCAGCGGATCCCCGGTTTCGATgcctggaagaagatcgctcctgttgttgcttttgaaCACGCCGTTACCAATGCCGCATACTACATTCCCCTGATCCTGATCAGCGCTTGCAACGGCTTCAAGAACATTGAGAACCCCTCCGGCGGTGACTCCCCAGCCAAAACTCTCGCCGGCGCAGCTACGCTCGTCTCCCTGCcagctcttctctctttcgtGGTGTCTATTCCCGCCcgggccatcttcatccgcgTGGCTGCGTCTATGCTCCctgaggaggatgagtcgATTGTGCCTTTCGACCGTTCCTTTGGCGGCAAGGTCTCTCCCGCCATTgtcggcggcagcggcaagcTGAGCATCATGGATGCTTGGAAGACTTTCGACCGGCCTGCTCTGGTCCGCTTCGTCAAGGCCATCGGCAAAGGTTTCGCTATCGAGGTTGCCGTGGCTGCATTCTTCACCACTCTGCTGGTTGCGCAGGTTTGGGCTGGAGCGGTCACCTATGGCTTCGCTGGAAACAACGCTTAA